One Nicotiana tomentosiformis chromosome 4, ASM39032v3, whole genome shotgun sequence genomic window carries:
- the LOC104109039 gene encoding serine decarboxylase, with the protein MVGTSAVIESVSSAVIGKEVAADSRLDLTTVAEPVPPVVKSDDVDGAVNDGEEQKREIVLGRNIHTTCLAVTEPDADDESTGDKEAYMASVLARYRKTLTDRTKYHLGYPYNLDFDYGALTQLQHFSINNLGDPFIESNYGVHSRQFEVGVLDWFARLWEIEKNEYWGYITNCGTEGNLHGILVGREVFPEGILYASKESHYSVFKAARMYRMECVKVDTLLTGEIDCADFKVKLLANKDKPAILNVNIGTTVKGAVDDLDLVIKTLEECGFSHDRFYIHCDGALFGLMMPFVKRAPQVTFKKPIGSVSVSGHKFVGCPMPCGVQLTRLEHINALSRNVEYLASRDATIMGSRNGHAPLFLWCTLNRKGYKGFQKEVQKCLRNAHYLKDRLIGAGISAMLNELSSTVVFERPKDEEFVRKWQLACERNMSHVVVMPSVTVEKLDDFLDELVKARSIWYKDENVKPPCLAADIGSQNCCCPQHRGRNS; encoded by the exons ATGGTAGGAACAAGCGCAGTAATTGAATCGGTCAGCTCCGCTGTGATCGGAAAAGAGGTGGCAGCGGACAGTCGACTTGATCTGACGACTGTGGCGGAGCCGGTGCCGCCAGTGGTGAAATCGGACGATGTAGATGGCGCGGTTAATGACGGTGAGGAGCAGAAGAGGGAGATTGTGTTAGGGCGGAACATACATACAACGTGCTTAGCTGTTACGGAACCTGATGCTGATGATGAATCTACCGGTGATAAGGAAGCCTATATGGCTAGTGTTTTGGCTCGGTATCGGAAGACTCTTACTGATCGAACTAAGTACCATTTAG GGTATCCATATAATTTGGACTTTGATTATGGTGCACTCACACAGTTGCAGCATTTTTCCATCAATAACTTGGGGGATCCATTCATTGAGAGTAATTATGGTGTGCACTCAAGGCAGTTTGAAGTTGGGGTTTTGGACTGGTTTGCACGCCTATGGGAAATAGAGAAGAATGAATATTGGGGATACATCACAAACTGCGGAACTGAAGGAAATCTTCATGGAATCCTTGTTGG GAGAGAAGTATTTCCCGAAGGAATTTTGTATGCTTCGAAGGAGTCTCATTATTCTGTTTTTAAAGCAGCACGAATGTATAGAATGGAATGTGTGAAGGTTGACACTCTACTAACTGGTGAAATAGATTGTGCAGACTTCAAAGTTAAGCTACTAGCAAACAAGGACAAACCTGCAATCCTCAATGTCAACATCG GAACTACTGTGAAAGGAGCCGTCGATGATCTTGATCTCGTCATAAAAACCCTTGAAGAGTGTGGGTTTTCACATGATCGGTTTTATATCCACTGTGATGGGGCTCTCTTTGGTCTTATGATGCCATTTGTCAAGCGT GCACCGCAGGTTACTTTCAAAAAGCCAATTGGTAGTGTGAGCGTCTCTGGTCACAAGTTTGTGGGATGTCCAATGCCATGCGGTGTTCAACTGACAAGGTTGGAGCACATTAATGCCCTTTCTAGGAACGTGGAGTACCTTGCTTCAAGGGACGCCACTATCATGGGAAGTCGGAATGGGCATGCTCCACTTTTCCTTTGGTGCACCCTGAACAGAAAAGGGTACAAGGGATTCCAGAAAGAAGTCCAGAAGTGCCTAAGGAATGCTCATTACTTAAAAGATCGCCTTATAGGAGCTGGAATcagtgctatgctgaatgaactgAGCAGCACAGTTGTTTTTGAGCGACCTAAAGATGAGGAATTTGTTCGCAAGTGGCAACTTGCTTGTGAAAGAAATATGTCACATGTTGTCGTAATGCCTAGTGTCACAGTCGAAAAGCTGGATGACTTCTTGGACGAGTTAGTTAAAGCACGATCAATCTGGTACAAGGATGAGAACGTCAAGCCTCCTTGTCTAGCTGCAGATATCGGGAGTCAAAACTGTTGCTGCCCTCAGCACAGGGGACGTAATTCTTAG